Proteins encoded within one genomic window of Bacteroides sedimenti:
- a CDS encoding RagB/SusD family nutrient uptake outer membrane protein, translating into MKKYSFIIALATMIGFSSCGDEFLTITPTASQEAGGDATEGAILSNLASCYQILLFDSYAANNYNSIVLMSDLRSDDIYKGGGDAGDQGQLYRLSQFTSTATELPSGLWNIYYSGISRCNNVIQACEKAKGVSEANLNQYKAEAHFLRAYYTHWLWKFWGNIPYFESDLPAPYMAKQYKVDEIYAKIIADVDFAIEGDKLPMRTTAANDGRITKAAAQMLKARVVMYQKDQSKYAEVLKDMVEIIKSGKYTLLGDFSAIWLESGEFCNESILESNQLPEGKTWASGWQGYGTNLPAFISPNNLVGQEPFIGGWGFGPVRTETYAIYEDADTRRAGSINKFEDGTYSARFQNTGLFMGKYAARKGYNPPPGDVDLNFSNNLRIFRYAEVLLNAAELMVIDGVAPIEGVTAQSCLDQIRTRAGVNSIPATTANIKLERRREFLGEGMRFWDLVRWGDTALLTENKPAFSSVRTWDEHCKYLPIPQSEIEKTEGEFKLVQNPGY; encoded by the coding sequence ATGAAAAAATATAGTTTTATAATAGCATTGGCCACAATGATTGGTTTTTCTTCTTGCGGCGATGAATTTTTGACAATTACTCCCACTGCTTCCCAAGAGGCAGGAGGTGATGCTACAGAGGGGGCTATTTTGTCTAACTTGGCTTCTTGTTATCAGATACTTTTATTTGATAGCTATGCGGCAAATAATTATAACAGTATAGTCTTGATGTCTGATTTGCGTTCAGATGATATTTATAAAGGTGGTGGCGACGCTGGTGACCAGGGACAGTTATACCGTCTTTCTCAGTTTACTTCTACGGCAACAGAGCTTCCATCAGGATTGTGGAATATCTATTATAGTGGCATTAGCCGTTGTAACAATGTTATCCAGGCATGTGAAAAAGCCAAAGGTGTATCTGAAGCAAATTTAAACCAATATAAAGCGGAAGCTCATTTTCTTCGTGCTTATTATACTCACTGGTTATGGAAATTCTGGGGTAACATTCCATATTTTGAATCAGATCTTCCTGCACCATACATGGCAAAACAATATAAAGTCGACGAAATTTATGCAAAGATCATAGCAGATGTCGATTTTGCCATTGAGGGCGACAAACTTCCTATGCGTACAACTGCGGCCAATGACGGACGTATAACCAAAGCTGCAGCTCAGATGCTTAAAGCAAGAGTTGTGATGTACCAAAAAGATCAGTCAAAATACGCAGAAGTATTAAAGGATATGGTCGAAATAATTAAGAGTGGCAAGTATACATTATTGGGTGATTTTTCTGCAATATGGTTAGAGAGCGGCGAATTCTGCAACGAATCGATTCTTGAAAGCAATCAGCTTCCCGAAGGAAAAACATGGGCTTCTGGATGGCAAGGATATGGTACTAATCTTCCTGCTTTTATTTCTCCAAATAACCTTGTAGGACAAGAACCATTTATTGGCGGTTGGGGATTCGGACCTGTTCGTACGGAAACTTATGCTATTTATGAAGATGCAGATACACGTCGAGCCGGCTCTATCAATAAGTTTGAAGACGGGACCTATTCTGCACGTTTCCAAAATACAGGATTGTTTATGGGCAAATATGCTGCCCGTAAAGGATACAATCCTCCTCCGGGAGATGTTGATTTGAATTTTAGCAATAACTTACGCATCTTCCGTTATGCTGAAGTGCTATTAAATGCTGCAGAGTTAATGGTTATTGACGGTGTAGCACCGATTGAAGGTGTTACTGCGCAATCGTGCCTTGATCAAATCAGAACGCGCGCTGGTGTAAATTCTATTCCTGCCACTACAGCTAATATTAAGTTGGAAAGACGCCGTGAATTCCTGGGTGAAGGAATGCGTTTCTGGGATTTGGTACGTTGGGGAGATACTGCTTTGCTGACAGAAAACAAACCTGCATTCTCTTCTGTAAGAACTTGGGATGAACATTGTAAATACTTGCCGATTCCTCAATCTGAAATAGAAAAAACAGAAGGAGAGTTCAAGTTGGTTCAAAATCCGGGATATTAA
- a CDS encoding PKD domain-containing protein, with product MKNIFKLGTLALISLFAITACNPQDSSDYALGEMPTSEQLDFTVTPSATKPNVIEFKNTSKIAGVATWDLGNNAKGKGESITAEYPFKGDYTVTMTLYTKGGSASITKTLNIANDDMSLLNTPMYNALTGGASNLAGKTWVFDQYHDGHFGVGPVADTKPSWWSCPAEGKSKSCLYSQEFTFTQIGVKMVWKNNGFVYTNENGRKKLAELGYTNSVVPGDGDFDVAYVPKAAYTFSLNESAKTLTLSDGAFFGHYAGTSTYEIIKLTEDELYLKCASTTESGNGWWYRFIPKEKNVKPVIVIPVKASPLSEDFESATKKVNFVYDNMGPLVDPFYSNPAPIGVNTSSKVFLYQKTSAFYSNIYFDAKTYKFDLTEQNKIKLKVYLPSYNDYDGIYDVAGSWITINKLQHQVSVKLQDSSLGGNAWQTQTEVVKANLATDKWIELTFDFSSVSTRQDYDRIVIQFGGEGHAAPGIFFLDDFSFSK from the coding sequence ATGAAAAATATATTTAAATTAGGAACTTTGGCATTGATTTCACTCTTTGCCATCACAGCTTGCAATCCGCAGGATAGTTCTGATTATGCTCTGGGTGAAATGCCAACTTCGGAACAGCTGGACTTTACTGTAACTCCTTCAGCTACCAAACCGAATGTAATAGAATTTAAAAACACTTCTAAAATAGCAGGCGTTGCAACTTGGGATCTGGGAAATAATGCAAAAGGAAAAGGAGAATCAATCACAGCTGAATATCCATTTAAAGGTGATTATACAGTTACGATGACATTATATACAAAGGGTGGTTCTGCTTCTATTACCAAGACTCTTAATATTGCAAATGATGATATGTCTTTATTAAATACTCCGATGTATAATGCGCTGACTGGCGGTGCAAGTAATCTGGCTGGTAAAACATGGGTATTTGATCAGTATCATGATGGACACTTTGGCGTAGGCCCGGTAGCTGATACTAAACCAAGTTGGTGGAGCTGTCCGGCTGAGGGTAAATCAAAATCTTGCCTCTATTCTCAGGAATTTACATTTACTCAGATAGGTGTGAAAATGGTGTGGAAAAATAATGGCTTTGTTTATACCAATGAAAATGGACGAAAGAAACTTGCCGAATTAGGTTATACAAATTCAGTAGTTCCGGGTGATGGCGATTTTGATGTAGCTTATGTTCCTAAAGCAGCCTACACTTTTAGTCTGAATGAATCGGCTAAGACTCTTACATTAAGTGACGGAGCATTCTTTGGGCATTATGCGGGTACATCAACTTATGAAATAATTAAGCTCACCGAAGATGAACTTTATTTGAAGTGTGCAAGTACTACCGAATCAGGAAATGGCTGGTGGTACCGTTTTATCCCGAAAGAAAAGAATGTGAAACCTGTTATTGTAATTCCTGTCAAGGCTTCTCCTTTGTCAGAAGACTTTGAAAGTGCAACAAAGAAAGTTAATTTTGTTTATGACAATATGGGCCCGTTGGTAGATCCGTTCTATTCAAATCCTGCTCCAATTGGGGTTAATACATCAAGCAAAGTGTTCTTGTATCAGAAAACGTCTGCCTTCTATTCAAATATTTATTTTGACGCAAAGACCTATAAGTTTGATTTAACTGAGCAGAATAAGATAAAATTGAAAGTATATCTTCCTTCCTACAATGATTATGATGGGATTTACGATGTAGCAGGCAGCTGGATTACCATCAATAAGCTTCAACATCAGGTATCTGTGAAATTGCAGGATAGTAGCTTGGGTGGAAATGCATGGCAAACACAAACAGAAGTTGTGAAAGCTAATCTGGCTACTGATAAGTGGATTGAATTGACATTCGATTTCAGTTCAGTAAGTACTCGTCAGGATTATGACCGGATTGTAATTCAGTTTGGTGGAGAAGGACATGCTGCACCGGGTATATTCTTCCTTGATGATTTCTCTTTTAGTAAATAA
- a CDS encoding family 16 glycosylhydrolase, with protein MQKINLSIVLFIILLATPNIKIGAQAPAGYGLVWADEFNDPLTTDGKPALRPDKGDWWYETGGGGWGNNELQYYVAGTTTFYNDTLAGINDGTLKIKAIKRKYYGMEYASVRMNTSNSWTYGYFEMRAKLPGGKGVWSAFWMLPKNFQSWPLDGEIDIMEYVGYDPNVVHASIHTQAYNHKIGTQKTSTKTIQNAENEFHVYGLEWTETRIRAYVDGELYFTFSNDGTGNKNTWPFNVPFYLKLNLAIGGDWGGAQGVDTQIFPATYEIDYVRVYQKNTALNNQKEEKSFESNFNRVSNLLQISFKDKCLHHLFVTDMQGRVLADFSTTNSMMEIDCSAWAKGIYLISVESGKQLNTQKFINY; from the coding sequence ATGCAAAAAATAAATTTAAGTATCGTTTTATTTATTATTCTTTTGGCGACTCCTAATATAAAAATAGGAGCACAAGCTCCCGCCGGATATGGATTAGTATGGGCAGATGAGTTCAATGATCCCCTTACAACAGACGGAAAACCAGCTTTACGCCCTGATAAGGGTGATTGGTGGTATGAAACCGGTGGCGGCGGATGGGGAAATAATGAACTTCAATACTACGTTGCCGGAACAACAACATTTTACAATGATACGTTGGCTGGTATAAACGATGGTACGCTTAAAATAAAAGCAATAAAAAGAAAGTATTATGGAATGGAGTATGCCTCTGTTCGTATGAATACAAGTAACAGCTGGACATACGGATATTTTGAAATGCGTGCTAAATTGCCTGGTGGAAAAGGTGTATGGTCTGCTTTTTGGATGCTGCCAAAGAATTTTCAAAGCTGGCCATTAGATGGTGAAATAGATATAATGGAATATGTGGGATATGACCCTAATGTAGTTCATGCATCAATCCATACTCAAGCATATAACCATAAAATTGGAACACAGAAAACAAGTACAAAAACAATTCAAAATGCAGAGAATGAGTTTCATGTATATGGGTTGGAATGGACTGAAACAAGAATACGTGCTTATGTGGACGGTGAACTTTATTTCACTTTTAGTAATGATGGAACAGGAAACAAGAATACATGGCCGTTTAATGTTCCGTTCTATCTAAAGCTTAATTTGGCTATTGGTGGAGATTGGGGTGGTGCTCAGGGAGTAGACACACAAATATTCCCCGCTACTTATGAAATTGATTATGTAAGAGTTTACCAGAAAAATACGGCATTAAATAATCAGAAAGAAGAGAAGTCTTTTGAATCAAATTTTAATCGCGTCAGTAACTTACTGCAAATAAGTTTTAAGGATAAATGTCTTCATCACTTATTTGTTACTGACATGCAAGGCAGGGTATTAGCAGATTTCTCAACGACAAATTCTATGATGGAGATTGATTGTTCTGCTTGGGCAAAGGGGATTTATCTTATTTCTGTTGAAAGCGGAAAACAACTGAACACTCAAAAGTTTATAAATTATTAA
- a CDS encoding glycoside hydrolase family 3 N-terminal domain-containing protein, with translation MKKIMVLSFCCFFISLASCSGNKEMKNHQVEKRVERLLSKMTLEEKIGQMNQISSYGNLEEMSRLIKKGEVGSILNEIDPVRVNALQRLAIEESRLGIPLLIARDVIHGFKTIFPIPLGQAASFNPQIAEDGARVAAIEATSVGVRWTFAPMIDISRDARWGRIAESCGEDTYLTSVMGAAMIKGFQGDSLNDPTSMLACAKHFVGYGAAEGGRDYNSTHITERELRNVYLPPFEAATKQGAATFMTSFNDNDGIPSSGNPFILKTVLRNEWGFKGFVVSDWASIKEMVNHGFCADDKDAAMKAVNAGVDMEMVSYTYMNNLKDLIKEGKVSEKAIDDAVRNILRIKFRMGLFDKPYINEKATSVMYTPENLAKAKEAAVQSAILLKNDKNTLPINASVRTIAVVGPMADAPYEQMGTWTFDGEKTKTQTPLQALKQFYGDKVKIIYEPALAFTRDKNTANIAKAVNAAANADLVLAFVGEEAILSGEAHSLADLHLKGAQTTLIEALAKAGKPLVTIVMAGRPLTIEKETQLSNSVLYSFHPGTMGGPAIADLLFGKSVPSGKTPVTFPKEVGQIPIYYNHNNTGRPASRHETLLDSIPVEAGQTSLGCTSFYLDAGFDPLFPFGYGLSYTTFQYSNLKISSKEFVPKDEITVTFDLKNTGNSEGTEVAQLYVRDKVGSVVRPVKELKRFTRVTLKPGETKNVSFKLPVEELAFWNIDMNRVVEPGEFTLWVGTNSQEGISVDFKVKD, from the coding sequence ATGAAAAAAATAATGGTATTATCTTTTTGTTGTTTTTTTATATCCTTAGCATCTTGTTCTGGGAATAAGGAGATGAAGAACCATCAAGTAGAGAAAAGAGTAGAAAGATTATTATCTAAAATGACACTCGAAGAAAAGATTGGCCAAATGAATCAAATAAGTTCATACGGTAATCTTGAAGAAATGAGCCGATTGATAAAGAAAGGAGAAGTTGGATCAATCCTCAATGAAATAGATCCGGTGCGGGTGAATGCTTTGCAGCGATTAGCTATAGAAGAATCTCGGCTGGGCATCCCGCTACTTATAGCCCGTGATGTGATTCATGGTTTTAAAACAATATTTCCTATTCCATTGGGACAAGCTGCATCTTTCAATCCTCAGATTGCAGAAGATGGTGCTCGGGTAGCTGCCATTGAAGCTACATCTGTAGGAGTAAGATGGACATTTGCCCCTATGATTGATATTTCACGAGATGCTCGTTGGGGAAGAATAGCTGAAAGTTGTGGTGAAGATACTTATCTGACTTCTGTAATGGGAGCAGCAATGATTAAAGGCTTTCAGGGTGATTCACTGAATGATCCGACTTCTATGCTGGCTTGTGCAAAACACTTTGTTGGTTACGGTGCTGCTGAAGGTGGACGTGATTACAATTCAACACACATAACAGAGCGTGAACTTCGGAATGTATATTTACCTCCTTTTGAGGCTGCAACGAAACAAGGAGCTGCTACGTTCATGACTTCGTTTAATGATAATGATGGGATTCCTTCATCAGGTAATCCGTTTATTCTGAAAACAGTTTTACGTAATGAATGGGGATTTAAAGGATTTGTGGTTTCCGACTGGGCTTCTATCAAAGAAATGGTTAATCATGGATTCTGTGCAGACGATAAAGATGCAGCAATGAAAGCTGTAAATGCCGGAGTAGATATGGAAATGGTTAGCTATACATACATGAATAATCTTAAAGATCTAATTAAAGAAGGTAAGGTATCTGAGAAAGCAATTGATGATGCTGTTCGCAATATCCTTCGCATTAAATTCCGTATGGGATTATTTGATAAACCTTATATAAATGAGAAGGCCACTTCTGTAATGTATACTCCTGAAAATCTCGCTAAAGCTAAAGAGGCAGCAGTTCAATCGGCTATTTTATTGAAGAATGATAAGAATACATTGCCAATAAACGCATCGGTGAGAACAATTGCAGTAGTTGGTCCAATGGCTGATGCTCCTTACGAACAAATGGGAACCTGGACCTTTGATGGCGAAAAGACAAAAACTCAAACTCCACTTCAGGCATTGAAACAGTTTTACGGAGATAAGGTGAAGATTATTTATGAACCCGCTTTGGCATTTACTCGCGATAAGAATACTGCAAATATTGCAAAGGCTGTTAACGCTGCAGCCAATGCAGATTTAGTTTTGGCATTTGTCGGTGAAGAGGCTATACTTTCGGGTGAGGCTCACAGTTTGGCCGATCTTCATCTTAAAGGTGCACAAACGACTTTGATTGAAGCTTTGGCAAAAGCAGGCAAACCTTTGGTTACGATAGTTATGGCTGGCCGTCCTCTTACTATAGAAAAAGAAACGCAATTGTCTAATTCTGTTCTTTATTCTTTCCATCCGGGAACAATGGGTGGTCCTGCCATTGCAGACCTTCTTTTTGGAAAATCTGTCCCCAGTGGCAAAACTCCGGTTACATTTCCCAAAGAAGTTGGACAGATACCGATATACTATAATCATAATAATACCGGTCGTCCTGCAAGCAGACATGAAACATTGTTGGATAGCATTCCAGTGGAGGCAGGACAAACATCTTTGGGTTGTACTTCTTTTTATCTTGATGCCGGCTTTGATCCGCTTTTCCCATTTGGTTACGGACTCTCCTATACTACGTTTCAGTATTCAAATCTAAAGATTTCTTCAAAAGAGTTTGTTCCTAAAGATGAAATCACTGTGACTTTTGATTTGAAGAATACTGGTAATAGTGAAGGAACAGAAGTTGCACAACTTTATGTTCGTGATAAAGTGGGGTCGGTAGTACGTCCTGTGAAAGAGCTAAAGCGATTTACACGCGTTACATTAAAGCCGGGTGAAACAAAAAATGTTTCGTTTAAGCTTCCTGTTGAAGAACTTGCTTTTTGGAATATAGATATGAATAGAGTTGTTGAGCCTGGAGAGTTTACTCTTTGGGTAGGAACAAACAGTCAAGAAGGTATCTCAGTTGATTTTAAGGTTAAAGATTGA